From one Amycolatopsis sp. FDAARGOS 1241 genomic stretch:
- the fdhF gene encoding formate dehydrogenase subunit alpha, which translates to MTTVEEPGTAVRTVTAAIDGRAVTVPEGTSIYDAAKQAGVDVPVLCHNERYDPVGVCRMCVVDTGGRVFAAACVRPCEDGMEVKTSTPELERNRATLTELLLSDQPDRAEDPKQTTTGDNLLLELADRFDVAKETTELPCGSGRGHDGSNPVIDVNHDACILCDRCVRACDDIQGNDVIGRSGKGYSTKIAFDFDDPMGSSSCVTCGECVQACPTGALTNKPINLIPIQPREQLDAVDSVCPYCGVGCALTYYVDRDRDAIAFAEGRDQPGSKSRLCVKGRYGWDYAASPQRLTVPLIRKDSSYPKGPLSADVRGDAYNDRGRSGEGGNRSGGKKGRDGRRKPGGLVNYDEVMPHFREATWEEALDLVARRLKEIHAQGGPGAIAGFGSAKCSNEEAYLFQKLIRAGFGTNNVDHCTRLCHASSVAALFEGVGSGAVSTTYGDVANADVVIIAGSNPTANHPVASSFFKQARRRGTKIVYVDPRANTVAEHADYYCQVKPGTDVAFYNAIMYEVIRLGLIDREFIAERVSGYDELARTVADYPPERAAQITGVDADLIRTIAHEWGEARAGVIYWGMGISQHTTGTDNARCLIALCSITGNVGRPGTGLHPLRGQNNVQGASDAGLIPMFYPDYQGVDREGTRERFEQAWGTQLDPKRGLTVTEIIGSVLKPDGVRGMYMLGENPFLSDPNINKVRKALAALDFLVVQDIFLTETAEFADVILPASAYLEKDGTYTNTDRRVQLGRKALDPPGQARVDWEIVQDIAQRIGLDWHYTSPSEVFDEMVALMPSYRNLRHDNLGLSGKLYPNDDPEHSDGTVVMFDERFNTDDGLAHLVPAQWLPARELPDAEYPLVLNTGRLLEHWHTGSMTRRSFALDAISPIAEVYLHPKDAADRGLAHGELVRVRSRRGTIELQVRISHREQLGNCFIPFHFREAAANLLTIDEIDPYGKIPEFKFCAVQVEALGSAHTESVETAGVAE; encoded by the coding sequence ATGACAACAGTCGAAGAGCCGGGCACCGCGGTGCGCACCGTGACCGCCGCCATCGACGGGCGAGCGGTGACCGTGCCTGAGGGAACGAGCATCTACGACGCGGCGAAACAGGCGGGCGTCGACGTCCCCGTGCTGTGCCACAACGAGCGCTACGACCCCGTCGGCGTCTGCCGGATGTGCGTGGTCGACACGGGCGGGCGCGTTTTCGCCGCGGCGTGCGTGCGCCCGTGCGAGGACGGCATGGAAGTCAAGACCAGCACACCCGAACTGGAGCGCAACCGGGCGACGCTCACCGAGCTGCTGCTGTCGGACCAGCCGGACCGGGCCGAGGACCCGAAGCAGACCACCACCGGTGACAACCTGCTGCTGGAGCTGGCGGACCGGTTCGACGTGGCCAAGGAGACGACCGAGCTGCCCTGCGGCTCCGGGCGCGGGCACGACGGCTCCAACCCGGTCATCGACGTCAACCACGACGCGTGCATCCTGTGCGACCGCTGCGTCCGCGCGTGCGACGACATCCAGGGCAACGACGTGATCGGCCGGTCCGGCAAGGGGTACTCGACGAAGATCGCGTTCGACTTCGACGATCCCATGGGCTCGAGTTCGTGCGTCACGTGCGGCGAGTGCGTGCAGGCGTGCCCGACGGGCGCCCTGACGAACAAGCCGATCAACCTCATCCCGATCCAGCCGCGTGAGCAGCTGGACGCGGTCGACAGCGTCTGCCCCTACTGCGGTGTCGGCTGCGCGCTGACCTACTACGTCGACCGCGACCGCGACGCCATCGCGTTCGCCGAAGGCCGCGACCAGCCCGGTTCGAAGAGCCGCCTGTGCGTGAAGGGCCGCTACGGCTGGGACTACGCCGCTTCACCGCAACGGCTCACGGTGCCCCTGATCCGCAAGGACTCCTCGTACCCGAAGGGACCGCTGTCGGCGGACGTGCGCGGCGACGCGTACAACGACCGCGGCCGGTCGGGCGAAGGCGGCAACCGCAGCGGTGGCAAGAAGGGCCGCGACGGCCGGCGCAAGCCGGGCGGGCTGGTCAACTACGACGAGGTCATGCCCCACTTCCGCGAGGCCACCTGGGAGGAGGCCCTGGACCTCGTCGCGCGGCGGCTCAAGGAGATCCACGCACAGGGCGGCCCGGGCGCGATCGCCGGCTTCGGCTCGGCGAAGTGCTCCAACGAGGAGGCGTACCTCTTCCAGAAGCTCATCCGCGCGGGGTTCGGGACGAACAACGTCGACCACTGCACGCGGCTGTGCCACGCCTCCTCGGTCGCGGCCCTCTTCGAAGGCGTGGGCTCCGGCGCGGTGTCCACCACCTACGGCGACGTCGCGAACGCCGACGTCGTGATCATCGCCGGCTCCAACCCCACCGCGAACCACCCGGTCGCCAGCTCGTTCTTCAAGCAGGCCCGCCGGCGCGGCACGAAGATCGTCTACGTCGACCCGCGCGCGAACACCGTCGCCGAGCACGCCGACTACTACTGCCAGGTCAAGCCCGGCACGGACGTGGCGTTCTACAACGCGATCATGTACGAGGTGATCCGGCTCGGGCTGATCGACCGTGAGTTCATCGCCGAGCGCGTGTCCGGTTACGACGAGCTCGCCCGCACGGTGGCGGACTACCCGCCCGAGAGGGCCGCGCAGATCACCGGCGTGGACGCGGACCTCATCCGCACCATCGCGCACGAGTGGGGCGAGGCCCGCGCCGGGGTCATCTACTGGGGCATGGGGATCTCGCAGCACACCACCGGCACCGACAACGCGCGCTGCCTGATCGCGTTGTGCTCGATCACCGGCAACGTCGGGCGACCCGGTACCGGGCTGCACCCGTTGCGCGGCCAGAACAACGTGCAGGGCGCGTCCGACGCCGGTCTGATCCCGATGTTCTACCCGGACTACCAGGGTGTCGACCGCGAAGGCACCCGCGAGCGGTTCGAGCAGGCGTGGGGCACGCAACTGGATCCGAAACGCGGCCTGACGGTCACCGAGATCATCGGTTCGGTGCTCAAACCCGATGGCGTGCGCGGGATGTACATGCTCGGGGAGAACCCGTTCCTGTCCGACCCGAACATCAACAAGGTCCGCAAAGCCCTGGCGGCGCTGGACTTCCTGGTCGTGCAGGACATCTTCCTGACCGAGACCGCCGAGTTCGCCGACGTGATCCTGCCGGCGTCGGCGTACCTGGAGAAGGACGGCACCTACACCAACACCGACCGGCGCGTGCAGCTGGGCCGCAAGGCGCTGGACCCGCCCGGGCAGGCGCGCGTCGACTGGGAGATCGTGCAGGACATCGCCCAGCGGATCGGGCTGGACTGGCACTACACGTCACCCAGCGAGGTCTTCGACGAGATGGTGGCGCTGATGCCCTCGTACCGGAACCTGCGGCACGACAACCTGGGACTGTCGGGCAAGCTCTACCCGAACGACGACCCCGAGCACTCCGACGGCACCGTGGTGATGTTCGACGAGCGATTCAACACCGACGACGGCCTGGCGCACCTCGTGCCCGCGCAGTGGCTGCCCGCCAGGGAACTGCCGGACGCGGAGTACCCGCTGGTGCTCAACACCGGGCGGTTGCTGGAGCATTGGCACACCGGGTCGATGACGCGGCGGTCGTTCGCGCTGGACGCGATCTCGCCGATCGCCGAGGTGTACCTGCACCCGAAGGATGCCGCCGACCGCGGCCTGGCCCACGGCGAGCTCGTCCGGGTGCGCTCGCGGCGCGGCACGATCGAGCTGCAGGTCCGGATCTCGCATCGCGAGCAGCTGGGCAACTGCTTCATCCCGTTCCACTTCCGGGAAGCGGCGGCGAACCTCCTGACCATCGACGAGATCGACCCCTACGGCAAGATCCCCGAGTTCAAGTTCTGCGCGGTCCAGGTGGAGGCGCTGGGCTCGGCGCACACGGAATCGGTCGAGACGGCAGGAGTCGCGGAATGA
- a CDS encoding NAD(P)H-dependent oxidoreductase subunit E, producing MTLSPERVPGVEARAGKFPGPSLIPALNAIQARLGWLPREELEELAREVRRPRYEIEGLISFYPHFRTTPPKKVQISVCHDLSCWLRAGDDRIAELKLAYGEDTDVELVEVSCLGRCDVAPAAAVNEHPGPVSEVATLVNAARDGGVGDAAAARRVAPWPNDPYPAGSGVGERYRSLRAFLTGELSADSIVDTLKDSGLRGMGGAGFPTGQKWSLVAGAQPGTVKYAICNADESEPGTFKDRQILADQPHLVLEGLLLGMAVVGAEEGWVFIRHEYGPEEHVLREEIAALRDAGVIGPDACGSGRRLELEVFVSPGGYILGEETALLECMEGHRGEPRNKPPFPGNYGLHGRPTLINSVETFADVPVILQRGAAWWRDQGVGESTGWKFFAVSGHVREPGVYCVPMGTTVRELIDTAGGVPDGAAVGAVQPGGASSNFIGPDRLDLRLDFAALAEAGTMLGSGAVVVLAEGTDLLAASTNVLRFFRNESCGKCVPCRVGSTKAHTLLRGVLDAGAELDEAGQGRIRQLEEAMRKTSICGLGQVALGPVVSVLGLAKGGAAARPQPRPEGAKDQPGR from the coding sequence ATGACCTTGAGCCCCGAGCGGGTACCCGGTGTCGAGGCGCGGGCGGGCAAGTTCCCCGGCCCATCGCTGATCCCCGCGCTCAACGCGATCCAGGCCCGGCTCGGCTGGCTGCCGCGGGAAGAGCTGGAGGAGCTGGCCCGCGAGGTGCGGCGGCCGCGGTACGAGATCGAAGGCCTGATCTCGTTCTACCCTCACTTCCGCACCACGCCGCCGAAGAAGGTGCAGATCAGCGTCTGCCACGACCTGTCGTGCTGGCTGCGCGCCGGCGACGACCGGATCGCCGAGCTCAAGCTGGCCTACGGCGAGGACACCGACGTCGAGCTGGTCGAGGTGTCCTGCCTCGGCCGGTGCGACGTCGCACCGGCCGCCGCGGTGAACGAGCACCCGGGGCCGGTGTCCGAGGTGGCCACCTTGGTCAACGCGGCCCGCGACGGCGGCGTCGGGGACGCGGCGGCCGCCCGGCGGGTCGCGCCGTGGCCGAACGATCCCTATCCGGCCGGCTCGGGTGTCGGCGAGCGGTACCGCTCGTTGCGCGCGTTCCTGACCGGTGAGCTCAGCGCCGACTCCATTGTGGACACGCTGAAGGACTCCGGTCTGCGTGGCATGGGTGGCGCCGGGTTCCCGACCGGGCAGAAGTGGAGCCTCGTCGCCGGTGCGCAGCCGGGCACCGTGAAGTACGCGATCTGCAACGCCGACGAGTCCGAACCCGGCACGTTCAAGGACCGCCAGATCCTCGCCGACCAGCCGCACCTCGTGCTTGAGGGTCTGCTGCTGGGCATGGCGGTGGTCGGGGCCGAGGAAGGCTGGGTGTTCATCCGGCACGAGTACGGGCCCGAAGAACACGTGCTGCGCGAGGAAATCGCCGCGTTGCGCGACGCCGGGGTGATCGGGCCGGACGCGTGCGGCAGCGGTCGCCGGCTGGAGCTGGAGGTGTTCGTCTCCCCCGGCGGCTACATCCTCGGCGAGGAAACGGCGCTGCTGGAATGCATGGAGGGCCACCGGGGCGAACCGCGGAACAAACCGCCGTTCCCGGGCAATTACGGCCTGCACGGCCGCCCGACGCTGATCAACTCGGTCGAGACCTTCGCGGACGTGCCGGTGATCCTGCAGCGCGGCGCCGCGTGGTGGCGGGACCAGGGCGTGGGCGAGTCCACCGGGTGGAAGTTCTTTGCCGTGTCCGGGCACGTGCGCGAGCCGGGCGTGTACTGCGTGCCGATGGGCACGACCGTGCGCGAGCTGATCGACACCGCCGGCGGCGTGCCCGACGGCGCGGCGGTGGGGGCGGTGCAGCCGGGCGGGGCGTCGTCGAACTTCATCGGCCCCGACCGGCTCGACCTGCGGCTGGATTTCGCCGCGCTCGCCGAGGCCGGCACGATGCTCGGTTCCGGCGCGGTGGTGGTGCTGGCCGAGGGCACCGACCTGTTGGCCGCGTCGACGAACGTGCTGCGGTTCTTCCGCAACGAGTCGTGCGGCAAGTGCGTGCCCTGCCGGGTCGGTTCCACGAAGGCGCACACGCTGCTGCGCGGGGTGCTCGACGCCGGCGCGGAGCTGGACGAGGCCGGGCAAGGCAGGATCCGGCAGCTCGAGGAGGCCATGCGAAAGACGTCGATCTGCGGCCTCGGCCAGGTCGCGCTCGGGCCGGTCGTGTCGGTGCTCGGCCTGGCCAAGGGCGGGGCGGCGGCACGCCCGCAGCCACGGCCCGAGGGGGCGAAGGACCAGCCGGGTCGGTGA
- the glp gene encoding gephyrin-like molybdotransferase Glp, producing the protein MSGREFFTTRTVTEALTGFRPTHRTAVETVPLSAALHRVPAANVLAPHHLPGFARSTVDGFAVRAADTYGASDGLPSYLDLLGAVRMGTEPTVAVRPGGCVAMPTGGVLPNGADAVVMVEFTAETMPGTIEVTRPVAPGGGLVRADDDVAAGAALVPGGRPLRAPDLGLLAAAGVVSVPVHARPRVSIISTGDEVVPPETAALRPGQVRDATASALAGLVLDAGGEPVIAGIVSDEPGALKDELATVLPSADLVVVSAGSSVGARDETAGAVAAVGEVWCHGLAIKPGKPTLLAECGGIPVVGLPGNPLSALVVFGQIGVPLLWRLSGCETPPPRPTTRARLSRNLASAAGRLDVVQVTVRDGVAEPLFGPSALLSVLTRADGYVLVPEPATGLDGGAEVEVTLYA; encoded by the coding sequence GTGAGCGGACGAGAGTTCTTCACCACCCGCACCGTCACCGAGGCACTCACCGGGTTCCGCCCCACCCACCGGACGGCCGTCGAGACCGTGCCGCTGTCGGCTGCGTTGCACCGCGTGCCCGCCGCGAACGTCCTGGCGCCACACCACCTTCCCGGGTTCGCCCGGTCCACAGTGGACGGTTTCGCGGTCCGGGCCGCCGACACGTACGGCGCCTCGGACGGACTGCCGTCCTATCTGGACCTGCTGGGCGCGGTACGGATGGGCACCGAACCGACGGTCGCGGTGCGGCCGGGTGGGTGCGTCGCGATGCCGACCGGTGGTGTGCTGCCCAACGGAGCCGACGCGGTCGTGATGGTCGAATTCACCGCCGAGACCATGCCGGGCACAATCGAGGTCACGCGCCCGGTCGCCCCCGGCGGCGGGCTCGTGCGGGCCGACGACGACGTGGCCGCCGGGGCCGCGCTCGTCCCGGGTGGACGGCCGTTGCGCGCCCCGGACCTCGGGCTGCTCGCGGCCGCTGGAGTGGTTTCGGTGCCGGTGCACGCCCGGCCGCGCGTGTCGATCATCTCCACCGGGGACGAGGTCGTCCCGCCGGAGACCGCCGCCCTGCGGCCCGGTCAAGTCCGCGACGCCACCGCGTCCGCACTCGCCGGACTGGTGCTCGACGCCGGGGGCGAACCCGTCATCGCCGGCATCGTCTCCGACGAACCCGGTGCGCTGAAGGACGAACTCGCCACGGTGCTGCCGTCGGCGGACCTGGTCGTGGTCTCGGCCGGGTCGTCGGTGGGCGCACGGGACGAAACCGCGGGCGCGGTCGCGGCCGTCGGCGAGGTCTGGTGCCACGGCCTGGCGATCAAACCGGGGAAGCCGACGCTGCTGGCCGAGTGCGGCGGAATCCCCGTCGTGGGTCTGCCGGGCAATCCGCTGTCCGCGCTCGTGGTGTTCGGGCAGATCGGCGTGCCCCTGCTGTGGCGCCTCAGCGGCTGCGAAACTCCGCCGCCGCGCCCGACCACCCGCGCCCGCCTGTCCCGCAACCTGGCCTCGGCCGCCGGCCGGCTCGACGTCGTCCAGGTGACGGTGCGCGACGGCGTGGCGGAGCCGCTGTTCGGACCTTCGGCACTCCTGTCGGTCCTCACCCGCGCCGACGGCTACGTCCTCGTGCCCGAACCCGCCACCGGTCTCGACGGCGGTGCCGAGGTCGAGGTGACCCTGTACGCATGA
- a CDS encoding molybdopterin biosynthesis protein has protein sequence MSSPFVSDVPAAEALAAWREARAGAGCPPRVGTVRVPVGAAVGRVTAEPVWARRSSPAFDSAGMDGIAVLAADTVGASETTPVVLTDFEVVDTGDPLPPRYDAVVMREHVHHTPEGAELRAAVPPYQHVRSIGEDISAAELLLPEGHRLRPVDVAACAAAGVTEPAVRRAPVVVIIPTGDEIRPIGTAVEPGEILDTNSLMLAAQAREAGCDARTTDIVPDEPEAITTVLRAAAAEADLVLLIAGSSAGRDDYTARVIAEAGAVAVHGVAVRPGHPVVLGVVAGEPATPVLGVPGYPVSAALTFDIFAAPLLAELEGAGPRERPSTTARLARKLPSVVGMDDWVRVRLGRVQDHVVATPLPRGAGVLTSLVRADGLLVVPAGVEGHHAGSEVRVDLLRGLGEIDRTIVAIGSHDLVLDLAASALRAADPLVTLASSNVGSLGGLVALRDGLCHVAGSHLLDPATGEYTLPYVDKLLGPDAAVIRLVHRDQGLLVAPGNPLGLKGIDDLAQPGVRYVNRQRGAGTRALLDHELARRGLDPAAISGYAREEHTHLAVAAAVAAGRADTGLGILAAARAFGLGFVPVAQEPYDLVLRAADASGDLLAPLWDLLESPGFRDSIEGLGGYSCAETGIRIR, from the coding sequence ATGAGCAGCCCCTTCGTCTCCGATGTCCCCGCCGCCGAGGCCCTCGCCGCGTGGCGGGAGGCGCGCGCGGGCGCCGGGTGCCCGCCGCGGGTGGGCACGGTGCGGGTGCCGGTCGGTGCGGCCGTGGGGCGGGTCACCGCGGAGCCGGTGTGGGCCCGCCGATCGTCGCCGGCGTTCGACTCGGCCGGGATGGACGGGATCGCCGTGCTAGCGGCCGACACGGTGGGTGCGTCCGAAACGACGCCGGTGGTGCTGACCGACTTCGAAGTCGTCGACACCGGTGATCCGCTGCCGCCCCGGTACGACGCGGTGGTGATGCGCGAGCACGTGCACCACACGCCCGAGGGCGCCGAGCTGCGCGCGGCGGTGCCGCCGTACCAGCACGTGCGCTCGATCGGCGAGGACATCAGCGCGGCGGAACTCCTGCTGCCCGAAGGCCACCGGCTGCGCCCGGTCGACGTCGCCGCCTGCGCCGCCGCCGGCGTGACCGAGCCGGCCGTCCGCCGTGCTCCGGTCGTGGTGATCATCCCGACCGGAGATGAGATCCGACCGATCGGGACGGCGGTGGAGCCCGGCGAAATCCTCGACACCAACTCGCTGATGCTGGCCGCGCAGGCGCGCGAAGCCGGGTGCGACGCGCGGACCACCGACATCGTGCCCGACGAGCCGGAAGCCATCACCACGGTCCTGCGCGCCGCCGCGGCTGAGGCCGACCTGGTCCTGCTCATCGCCGGCTCCAGCGCCGGCCGCGACGACTACACCGCCCGCGTGATCGCCGAAGCCGGCGCCGTCGCCGTGCACGGGGTCGCCGTGCGGCCCGGCCACCCCGTGGTGCTGGGCGTCGTCGCGGGTGAACCGGCCACACCCGTGCTCGGTGTGCCCGGCTATCCCGTGTCGGCGGCGCTCACCTTCGACATCTTCGCCGCGCCGCTGCTGGCCGAACTCGAAGGCGCCGGGCCGCGTGAACGCCCGTCCACCACGGCGCGGCTCGCCCGGAAGCTGCCGTCCGTGGTCGGCATGGACGACTGGGTGCGCGTGCGGCTCGGCCGGGTGCAGGACCACGTCGTCGCCACGCCGCTCCCCCGCGGGGCGGGCGTGCTGACCTCGCTGGTCCGCGCCGACGGCCTCCTCGTCGTCCCGGCCGGCGTCGAGGGCCACCACGCCGGTTCCGAGGTGCGGGTGGACCTGCTGCGGGGGCTCGGGGAGATCGACCGGACGATCGTGGCGATCGGTTCGCACGACCTCGTGCTCGACCTCGCCGCGTCCGCCCTGCGCGCCGCCGATCCGCTCGTCACGCTCGCCTCGTCCAACGTCGGCTCCCTCGGCGGTCTCGTCGCCCTGCGCGACGGCCTCTGCCACGTCGCCGGCTCACACCTGCTCGACCCCGCCACCGGCGAGTACACGCTGCCCTATGTGGACAAGCTCCTCGGCCCCGACGCCGCCGTGATCCGCCTCGTGCACCGCGACCAGGGCTTGCTCGTGGCGCCCGGAAACCCGTTGGGGCTCAAGGGAATCGACGACCTCGCCCAGCCCGGCGTGCGCTACGTCAACCGCCAGCGCGGCGCCGGCACCCGCGCCCTGCTCGACCACGAACTGGCCCGGCGCGGCCTCGACCCGGCGGCCATTTCCGGCTACGCCCGCGAAGAGCACACCCACCTCGCCGTCGCGGCCGCCGTCGCCGCCGGCCGCGCGGACACCGGGCTCGGCATCCTCGCCGCCGCGCGCGCGTTCGGTCTCGGCTTCGTGCCTGTCGCGCAGGAACCGTACGACCTGGTGCTGCGCGCGGCCGACGCCTCGGGTGACCTGCTCGCGCCGCTGTGGGACCTGCTGGAGAGTCCCGGCTTCCGCGACAGCATCGAGGGCCTGGGCGGGTATTCGTGCGCCGAAACGGGGATCCGCATCCGCTGA
- a CDS encoding MFS transporter, with amino-acid sequence MASELTPAQETAQSAARTGPPMRRVALSVLIGTTIEWYDFQLYGIAAALVIAPLYFPSADPLAGSLLAFSTFAIGFGARPIGGIVLGHFGDRIGRKKMLVLSLTMMGFATFLMGALPTYAQMGVWAPILMVLLRLVQGFGVGGEWGGAVLTAVEYASPRKRGLYGSLPQIGVPAGLVLSTLVFLLVSQLPDAQFLAWGWRIPFLISIVLVVVGLVVRLRLRETPVFEKVRERKEEQRAPLVTAIRAYPKQILLAVGSMVSTGAYYYIVNTYALSYAASVKSMDRASLLTAIMISGVVACAALPYFGSMSERFGRRRMILIGLAAMAVWIYPTILAVASGNLVAVIAAYVVGAIFFSVSYGPQATFIVELFDARVRFSAASTSFQLGVLLGGALAPIIAAALARATGTVVSVAVYVCLVSLLSLGCVLGVSRAALARGSADLDA; translated from the coding sequence ATGGCGAGTGAGCTGACCCCTGCGCAGGAAACTGCGCAGTCCGCGGCCCGCACCGGCCCGCCGATGCGGAGAGTGGCGCTTTCCGTGCTGATCGGCACGACCATCGAGTGGTACGACTTCCAGCTGTACGGCATCGCCGCCGCGCTGGTCATCGCGCCGCTGTACTTCCCCTCGGCCGACCCGCTGGCCGGCTCCCTGCTGGCGTTCTCCACATTCGCGATCGGGTTCGGCGCGCGGCCGATCGGCGGCATCGTGCTCGGCCACTTCGGTGACCGGATCGGCCGGAAGAAGATGCTGGTCCTGTCGCTGACCATGATGGGCTTCGCGACGTTCCTGATGGGCGCCCTCCCGACGTACGCGCAAATGGGCGTCTGGGCGCCGATCCTCATGGTGCTGCTCCGCCTGGTCCAGGGCTTCGGCGTCGGTGGCGAGTGGGGCGGTGCCGTGCTCACGGCGGTGGAGTACGCCTCGCCCCGCAAGCGCGGGCTCTACGGCAGCCTCCCGCAGATCGGGGTGCCCGCCGGGCTCGTGCTGTCCACGCTGGTGTTCCTGCTGGTGTCGCAGCTGCCCGACGCGCAGTTCCTGGCCTGGGGCTGGCGGATCCCGTTCCTGATCAGCATCGTGCTGGTCGTGGTGGGGCTGGTCGTGCGGCTGCGGCTGCGCGAGACGCCGGTGTTCGAGAAGGTCCGGGAACGCAAGGAGGAGCAGCGCGCGCCACTGGTCACCGCGATCCGCGCGTACCCCAAGCAGATCCTGCTCGCCGTCGGCTCGATGGTCAGCACCGGCGCGTACTACTACATCGTCAACACCTACGCGCTCAGCTACGCCGCGTCGGTGAAGTCGATGGATCGGGCTTCCCTGCTCACGGCCATCATGATCTCGGGTGTGGTCGCGTGCGCGGCGCTGCCGTACTTCGGCTCCATGAGCGAACGGTTCGGCCGGCGCCGGATGATCCTGATCGGCCTCGCCGCGATGGCGGTGTGGATCTACCCGACGATCCTCGCGGTCGCCAGCGGCAACCTCGTCGCGGTGATCGCGGCGTACGTCGTGGGCGCGATCTTCTTCAGCGTCAGCTACGGTCCGCAGGCCACGTTCATCGTCGAGCTGTTCGACGCGCGGGTGCGCTTCAGCGCGGCATCGACGAGCTTCCAGCTCGGTGTGCTCCTGGGCGGTGCGCTCGCGCCGATCATCGCGGCGGCACTGGCCAGGGCGACCGGTACGGTCGTCTCGGTGGCCGTGTACGTGTGCCTGGTGTCGTTGCTGTCCCTGGGCTGCGTGCTCGGGGTGAGCCGGGCGGCGCTGGCCCGGGGAAGCGCCGATCTCGACGCGTGA
- a CDS encoding TetR/AcrR family transcriptional regulator: MTKSTAVSPQAVHEAARDLFASRGYRGTSMKDIAEVLAVSAPNLYNHVTSKEDLLFRIMDVAMDRALAALATALDGVTDVAQQLRLATEVTVLDFLENPAEVTVCNSEIRNLADPLRQAIIDKRDAYGGRLLAIVDRGCAEGVFDVPEPRVASFAILEMGNNAKAWFHPGGQYTAPEVAALYGAFALRIVGYQPPAG, translated from the coding sequence GTGACCAAGTCAACCGCCGTCTCGCCGCAGGCCGTGCACGAAGCCGCCCGCGACCTGTTCGCGAGCCGTGGCTACCGCGGCACCTCGATGAAGGACATCGCCGAGGTGCTGGCGGTCTCGGCGCCGAACCTCTACAACCACGTCACGTCCAAGGAGGATCTGCTCTTCCGGATCATGGACGTGGCGATGGACCGCGCGCTCGCCGCGCTCGCCACCGCGCTCGACGGAGTCACCGACGTCGCCCAGCAGCTGCGGCTCGCCACCGAGGTCACAGTCCTGGACTTCCTCGAGAACCCCGCCGAGGTCACCGTCTGCAACAGCGAGATCCGCAACCTGGCCGACCCGCTGCGGCAGGCCATCATCGACAAACGCGACGCCTACGGCGGCCGCCTGCTCGCCATCGTCGACCGCGGCTGCGCTGAAGGCGTGTTCGACGTGCCCGAGCCGCGCGTCGCCTCCTTCGCGATCCTCGAGATGGGCAACAACGCGAAAGCCTGGTTCCACCCGGGCGGCCAGTACACCGCGCCCGAGGTGGCGGCGTTGTACGGCGCTTTCGCTCTGCGGATCGTCGGTTACCAGCCGCCGGCGGGCTGA
- the mmsB gene encoding multiple monosaccharide ABC transporter permease → MTTTDTPRTARPPVATPGRRISINPRQSGIYVAFALIVVLFEVLTGGALLEPQNISNIIVQNSYVLILAIGMILVIISGHIDLSAGSVVAMTGAVSAVLMVNLHVPWPLAVLITLVTGAVIGAWQGYWVAYFGIPAFIVTLAGMLAFRALTLTVLGNQGIGPFPDAIRTLSNGFTDGYLGNIGLGPLGGADLVSLLVGVLTVAAIAVTQQRKRSARLGYGQEVDPYPVFVAKVAGAAVLVLAVVVQLARFKNLPWVLILLAVLVVGYSLVAGRSVFGRHIYAVGGNLQAATLSGVKVKSVAFWIFMNMGVLAALAGIIFAGRLNQAGPTAGVNFELDAIAAAFIGGAAVQGGVGKVVGAITGGLIMAVINNGMSLIGAPSERVMLVKGVVLLAAVAYDIWTKRRGTA, encoded by the coding sequence ATGACCACAACGGACACTCCGCGGACCGCTCGGCCCCCGGTCGCGACGCCGGGGCGGCGGATCTCGATCAACCCGCGCCAGAGCGGGATCTACGTCGCCTTCGCCCTGATCGTGGTGTTGTTCGAGGTGCTCACCGGCGGCGCGCTGCTGGAGCCGCAGAACATCTCGAACATCATCGTGCAGAACTCCTACGTGCTGATCCTCGCGATCGGCATGATCCTCGTGATCATCTCCGGCCACATCGACCTGTCGGCCGGATCCGTGGTCGCGATGACCGGCGCCGTCTCCGCGGTGCTCATGGTGAACCTGCACGTGCCGTGGCCGCTCGCGGTGCTCATCACCTTGGTGACGGGCGCGGTGATCGGGGCGTGGCAGGGGTACTGGGTCGCGTACTTCGGCATCCCGGCGTTCATCGTGACGCTGGCCGGGATGCTGGCGTTCCGCGCCCTGACGCTGACAGTGCTCGGGAACCAGGGCATCGGCCCGTTCCCCGACGCGATCCGGACGTTGTCCAACGGGTTCACCGACGGCTACCTCGGCAACATCGGCCTCGGCCCCCTCGGCGGCGCCGATCTCGTGAGCCTGCTCGTCGGCGTGCTCACCGTCGCGGCGATCGCCGTGACCCAGCAGCGCAAACGCTCCGCGCGGCTCGGCTACGGCCAGGAGGTGGACCCGTACCCGGTGTTCGTCGCGAAGGTCGCCGGGGCCGCCGTGCTGGTGCTCGCGGTGGTCGTGCAGCTCGCGCGGTTCAAGAACCTGCCGTGGGTCCTGATCCTGCTCGCGGTGCTCGTGGTGGGCTACTCGCTCGTCGCCGGCCGCTCCGTCTTCGGCCGCCACATCTACGCCGTCGGCGGCAACCTCCAGGCGGCCACCCTGTCGGGCGTCAAGGTCAAGTCGGTGGCGTTTTGGATCTTCATGAACATGGGCGTGCTGGCCGCCCTGGCGGGCATCATCTTCGCCGGCCGGCTCAACCAGGCCGGCCCCACGGCCGGCGTCAACTTCGAACTCGACGCGATCGCCGCCGCGTTCATCGGCGGCGCGGCCGTCCAGGGCGGCGTGGGCAAAGTCGTCGGCGCGATCACCGGCGGCCTGATCATGGCGGTGATCAACAACGGCATGTCGCTGATCGGCGCACCGAGCGAGCGGGTGATGCTGGTGAAGGGCGTGGTCCTGCTCGCCGCCGTGGCCTACGACATCTGGACCAAACGCCGGGGTACCGCGTAG